The Mesorhizobium sp. B1-1-8 genome contains a region encoding:
- a CDS encoding SDR family oxidoreductase, translating into MSGELVLVTGGSGFLGAHCIVALLNAGYRVRTTIRSAKREADVLAMLKAAGIEPGDRLSFAAADLMADAGWPAAVAGCDHVLHVASPFPPGVPKHEDDLIVPAREGALRVLRAARDAGVRRVVLTSSFAAIGYGKIPPDGRPFTEQDWTDPTAKVSAYVKSKTLAERAAWDFIAGEGGALELSVVNPVGIFGPVLGPDHSTSTAFVQRMMNGALPGLPRMSFGVVDARDVADLHLRAMTNPAAKGERFLAVSGDFMTAQQIAQTVKTRLGAAAARVSTRMLPDWLVRVAGLFNAEAAQLVTELGKVKNATNAKAVRLLGWSPRSREDALAATGESLIQLGLVKK; encoded by the coding sequence GTGAGCGGCGAATTGGTGCTTGTTACCGGCGGCTCCGGCTTCCTTGGCGCGCATTGCATCGTGGCCCTGCTGAACGCCGGCTACCGCGTGCGCACGACCATACGCTCAGCCAAGCGCGAGGCGGACGTTCTCGCCATGCTGAAAGCCGCGGGGATCGAGCCGGGCGACAGGCTTTCCTTTGCCGCCGCCGATCTCATGGCCGATGCGGGCTGGCCGGCGGCGGTCGCCGGCTGCGATCACGTCCTTCACGTCGCCTCGCCATTTCCGCCCGGCGTGCCGAAGCACGAGGACGATCTGATTGTGCCGGCCCGGGAAGGCGCTTTGCGGGTGCTCAGGGCCGCGCGGGACGCCGGCGTCAGGCGCGTTGTGCTCACCTCGTCCTTTGCCGCGATCGGCTATGGCAAGATACCGCCCGACGGGCGGCCTTTCACCGAACAAGACTGGACCGATCCGACGGCCAAGGTCAGCGCCTACGTGAAGTCGAAGACGCTTGCCGAACGCGCCGCGTGGGATTTCATCGCCGGCGAGGGCGGCGCGCTGGAACTGTCGGTGGTCAATCCGGTCGGGATTTTCGGACCGGTGCTCGGCCCGGACCATTCAACCTCCACCGCGTTTGTCCAGCGCATGATGAACGGTGCGCTGCCAGGCCTGCCGCGCATGTCGTTCGGCGTGGTCGACGCGCGCGACGTGGCCGATTTGCATTTGCGCGCCATGACGAATCCCGCCGCCAAGGGCGAGCGCTTCCTGGCGGTATCGGGTGACTTCATGACCGCGCAGCAGATCGCGCAAACCGTGAAAACCCGACTGGGTGCTGCCGCGGCGCGCGTCTCGACCAGGATGCTTCCAGATTGGCTGGTGCGGGTCGCCGGACTGTTCAACGCCGAAGCCGCGCAGCTCGTGACGGAACTCGGCAAAGTCAAGAACGCCACCAACGCCAAGGCGGTGCGCCTGCTGGGCTGGTCGCCGCGATCACGCGAAGATGCGCTCGCGGCGACCGGCGAAAGTCTGATCCAACTGGGACTGGTGAAGAAATAG
- a CDS encoding SDR family oxidoreductase, whose amino-acid sequence MTETLLVTGASGQLGRAVIRHLLDAQQVAPARIIATTRSPGNLADLAAQGVSVRAADFDDPASLEEAFKGADRVLIISTSELAVRGKRQEQQLAAVAAARQAGVAHILYTSMPDPEPGSPILFAPDHLATEQAIKASGIAYTIFRNGWYDENLFLSLPQTLASGHWYTSAGDGGISYGARDDLAAAIAAGLASEARASTTYTLTGPKAYTVAEVAALATEITGKPIEVIQLSDEALAEGIKAVGVPEPIARLLVSFDAATRVGKLGMVTDAVEKLSGRKSVSLKQFLEANKAVLAV is encoded by the coding sequence ATGACCGAAACCCTCCTCGTCACCGGCGCTTCCGGCCAGCTCGGCCGCGCCGTCATCCGTCATTTGCTGGATGCGCAACAGGTCGCGCCGGCCCGCATCATCGCCACAACGCGCAGTCCCGGGAACCTTGCCGATCTCGCTGCGCAGGGCGTCAGCGTCAGGGCCGCCGACTTCGACGACCCGGCTTCGCTGGAGGAGGCTTTCAAGGGCGCCGACCGGGTGCTGATCATCTCGACCAGCGAATTGGCGGTGCGGGGCAAGCGGCAGGAGCAGCAGCTGGCGGCCGTGGCGGCGGCCAGGCAGGCAGGCGTCGCCCATATTCTCTACACATCGATGCCCGATCCCGAGCCAGGTTCGCCAATTCTCTTCGCTCCCGATCATTTGGCCACCGAACAGGCAATCAAGGCGAGCGGCATCGCCTATACGATCTTCCGCAACGGCTGGTATGACGAGAATCTGTTCTTGTCGCTGCCGCAGACCTTGGCGTCGGGACACTGGTACACGTCGGCGGGCGATGGCGGCATATCATACGGCGCGCGCGACGATCTGGCGGCAGCGATCGCCGCCGGGCTGGCTTCCGAGGCCCGCGCAAGCACGACCTACACCCTGACCGGGCCGAAAGCCTACACTGTCGCCGAGGTTGCAGCGCTTGCCACGGAAATCACCGGCAAGCCGATCGAGGTCATTCAGCTTTCCGATGAAGCTTTGGCCGAGGGGATAAAGGCAGTCGGCGTCCCCGAACCGATCGCCCGGCTTTTGGTATCCTTCGACGCCGCCACGCGCGTCGGCAAACTCGGCATGGTGACGGACGCCGTCGAAAAACTCTCCGGCCGCAAATCCGTGTCGCTGAAGCAATTCCTGGAGGCTAACAAGGCCGTCCTGGCAGTTTGA
- a CDS encoding winged helix-turn-helix transcriptional regulator has product MDSKIVNLKSKLEVYKAMTGGGNIADCPVRDVIQGINGKWSSLLVMALAEKPYRFGELRRLVPDISQRMLTQTLYDLQRDGYVHREVFPTKPPSVEYSLTDLGRSMFAPLQMLIQWAELNHDTVREARAAFDAAQA; this is encoded by the coding sequence ATGGACAGCAAGATTGTCAACCTGAAATCGAAGCTCGAGGTCTACAAAGCGATGACCGGCGGCGGCAATATCGCTGATTGCCCGGTTCGCGATGTTATCCAGGGCATCAACGGCAAATGGAGCTCGCTGCTGGTCATGGCGCTGGCCGAAAAGCCTTATCGGTTCGGCGAATTGCGCCGCCTGGTGCCCGACATCTCGCAGCGCATGCTGACGCAGACGCTCTACGATCTGCAGCGCGACGGCTATGTGCATCGCGAAGTGTTTCCGACCAAGCCGCCGAGCGTCGAGTACAGCCTCACCGATCTCGGCCGCTCGATGTTCGCGCCGTTGCAGATGCTCATCCAATGGGCCGAACTCAATCACGATACCGTACGCGAGGCGCGCGCCGCCTTCGATGCCGCGCAGGCCTGA
- a CDS encoding FAD-dependent oxidoreductase: MDKSYEIAIAGAGPAGLAAALYLERAGHKVTVFERFDEPKPVGSGLILQPTGLTVLADLGLLEDILLLGSRIERLCGTDAKSGRTVLDVRYDSRRGRFGLAVHRAALFGVLYRAARRAAIAIETNVEIETLEAGERATLVCGNGKRLGPFDLVVDASGARSRLRQCLGDPAMPRPLTYGAFWASLGWRDGFDPKALLQRYDKASVMVGVLPIGRPEPSAETMAAFFWSLKPADVESVRGEGLDAWKARVISVWPQCEAFTRQIDSFEQLSLARYGHHTMALPAGRRLAVIGDAAHSTSPQLGQGANMALLDAAALSHALARTSGVDEALETYARARRWHVRVFQALSLSLTPFYQSDSVTLPFVRDRLVAALAKIPPGPQFLAAMVAGTVIDPFRPIGLAELQWPPTGSSATDRTPLPAGRRATAADSPD, encoded by the coding sequence ATGGACAAGTCTTACGAGATCGCGATTGCCGGCGCCGGTCCGGCCGGCTTGGCCGCCGCCCTCTATCTCGAGCGGGCAGGGCACAAAGTCACCGTTTTCGAGCGCTTCGACGAGCCGAAGCCGGTCGGCTCCGGCCTGATCCTGCAGCCGACCGGGCTGACGGTGCTCGCCGATCTCGGCCTGCTTGAAGACATCCTTTTGCTCGGCAGCCGCATCGAGCGTCTTTGTGGCACCGATGCCAAGAGCGGGCGAACGGTGCTCGATGTCCGCTATGATTCGAGGCGCGGCCGCTTCGGTCTCGCGGTACATCGGGCGGCGCTTTTCGGCGTGCTTTATCGTGCGGCGCGGCGCGCGGCGATCGCCATCGAAACCAATGTCGAGATCGAGACGTTGGAGGCCGGTGAAAGGGCGACGCTTGTCTGCGGTAACGGGAAGCGGCTGGGACCTTTCGATCTGGTCGTCGACGCCAGCGGGGCGCGCTCCAGGCTGCGGCAATGCCTCGGCGATCCGGCCATGCCGCGCCCGCTTACCTATGGCGCCTTCTGGGCCTCGCTCGGCTGGCGCGACGGTTTTGACCCGAAAGCGCTGCTGCAGCGCTACGACAAGGCCAGCGTCATGGTCGGCGTGCTGCCGATCGGCAGGCCCGAGCCAAGCGCCGAGACGATGGCCGCGTTCTTCTGGAGCCTCAAGCCGGCGGATGTCGAAAGCGTGCGGGGCGAAGGCCTCGACGCGTGGAAGGCGAGGGTGATCTCGGTATGGCCGCAATGCGAGGCTTTCACCCGCCAGATCGACAGTTTCGAGCAGCTCTCGCTTGCCCGCTACGGCCACCACACGATGGCGCTGCCGGCCGGGCGACGGCTGGCGGTTATCGGCGACGCCGCGCATTCGACCAGCCCGCAGCTCGGCCAGGGCGCCAACATGGCGCTGCTCGACGCGGCGGCACTCAGCCATGCGCTGGCGCGAACGAGTGGCGTCGACGAGGCGCTGGAGACTTATGCAAGGGCACGCCGCTGGCACGTGCGGGTCTTCCAGGCGCTGTCCTTGTCGTTGACGCCGTTCTACCAGTCGGACTCCGTCACGTTGCCGTTCGTGCGCGACCGGCTGGTGGCGGCGCTGGCGAAGATCCCGCCGGGGCCGCAATTCCTCGCCGCCATGGTTGCAGGAACCGTGATCGATCCGTTCAGGCCGATCGGGCTAGCCGAGCTGCAATGGCCTCCGACCGGATCATCTGCGACAGATAGGACGCCTTTGCCCGCAGGAAGGCGTGCAACCGCAGCGGATAGCCCGGACTGA
- a CDS encoding glutathione S-transferase family protein yields the protein MGEKLVLVSHHLCPYVQRAAISLAEKSVPFERVNVDLADKPDWFKAISPLGKVPLLRVRHDGGEEIIFESAVILEFLEETQANPLHPADPLMRARHRAWIEFGSAILNAIGRFYSAADEAAFFKESSGLSEMFGRMEAELSARRSGPWFAGDRFSLVDAVYGPIFRYFDTFDRFGDFGILDGKPLVQAWRKALSERQSVKEAVSPGYPLRLHAFLRAKASYLSQMIRSEAIAARLARSA from the coding sequence ATGGGCGAAAAGCTCGTTCTCGTCAGCCATCACCTCTGCCCCTATGTGCAACGCGCGGCGATCTCGCTGGCCGAGAAAAGCGTGCCGTTCGAACGCGTCAACGTCGACCTCGCCGACAAGCCAGACTGGTTCAAGGCGATCTCGCCGCTCGGCAAGGTGCCGCTGCTGCGCGTGCGGCACGACGGCGGAGAAGAAATCATCTTCGAATCGGCCGTCATCCTCGAATTTCTCGAGGAGACGCAGGCCAATCCGTTGCACCCGGCCGATCCGCTCATGCGTGCCAGGCACCGCGCCTGGATCGAATTCGGCTCGGCCATTCTCAATGCGATAGGCCGCTTCTATTCCGCTGCCGATGAGGCCGCGTTCTTCAAGGAAAGCAGCGGCTTGTCGGAAATGTTTGGGCGTATGGAGGCGGAACTGTCGGCAAGGCGGAGCGGTCCGTGGTTCGCCGGCGACCGCTTCTCATTGGTCGATGCCGTCTACGGGCCGATCTTCCGCTATTTCGACACGTTCGACAGGTTCGGTGATTTTGGCATCCTGGATGGAAAACCTCTCGTCCAGGCCTGGCGCAAGGCGTTGAGCGAACGGCAATCGGTGAAGGAGGCTGTCAGTCCGGGCTATCCGCTGCGGTTGCACGCCTTCCTGCGGGCAAAGGCGTCCTATCTGTCGCAGATGATCCGGTCGGAGGCCATTGCAGCTCGGCTAGCCCGATCGGCCTGA
- a CDS encoding Rieske (2Fe-2S) protein translates to MKHEICKIADIPQSGSLIAPFFGREVHVWRSGERIRAAANVCLHFGGPLDCRDGAFVCQWHGASFDMESGARLEGPAPKGSRLMFLSTRVEDGTLNYIWGE, encoded by the coding sequence ATGAAACACGAAATCTGCAAGATCGCCGACATCCCGCAAAGCGGCAGCCTGATCGCGCCGTTCTTCGGCCGCGAGGTCCATGTCTGGCGCAGCGGCGAGCGCATTCGCGCCGCGGCCAATGTCTGCCTGCATTTCGGCGGGCCGCTCGACTGCAGGGACGGCGCTTTCGTCTGCCAATGGCATGGCGCCAGCTTCGACATGGAAAGCGGCGCGCGGCTCGAAGGCCCGGCGCCGAAGGGCTCGCGCCTGATGTTTCTCTCCACGCGCGTTGAGGATGGCACGCTGAACTATATCTGGGGAGAGTGA
- a CDS encoding MarR family winged helix-turn-helix transcriptional regulator, with the protein MTKTSPSPQAIDAWARLMRVSRQLVERTEEVLKAGGLPPLAWYDVLHELAEAGEGSLRPFELVDRTLLAQYNISRLLARLEADGLVEKLPVTEDGRGQTVRITASGRNMRRRMWSVYGASIKALMGDKLSVKELETLAALLGRLRHPPIME; encoded by the coding sequence ATGACGAAGACATCCCCTTCACCGCAGGCCATCGACGCCTGGGCTCGCCTGATGCGCGTCTCGCGCCAGCTTGTCGAAAGGACCGAGGAGGTGCTGAAGGCCGGCGGCCTGCCGCCGCTTGCCTGGTACGACGTGTTGCACGAACTCGCCGAAGCGGGCGAGGGCAGTTTGCGCCCCTTCGAACTGGTCGATCGCACACTGTTGGCGCAGTACAACATCTCGCGGCTCCTGGCGCGGCTCGAGGCGGATGGCCTGGTGGAGAAATTGCCCGTCACCGAAGACGGCCGTGGGCAAACGGTGCGCATCACGGCGAGCGGCCGGAACATGCGACGCCGCATGTGGTCGGTCTACGGAGCCTCGATCAAGGCGCTGATGGGCGACAAGCTTTCAGTGAAGGAATTGGAAACGCTGGCGGCGCTGCTCGGGCGGCTGCGGCATCCGCCGATCATGGAATGA